The nucleotide sequence TCCAGGAGGGCTCCAAAATGCCAAGTCTTGAGTGCCAGTcttaggaagaaaagaaaaacctcccGGGTTCTTAAAAGGCAGATTGTCTCCAAAAAGCTGTTGCTGCTTCTGGTGAAGGAAGGGCCGGTTTTGACATCTTCGGTAAAAGCTAGCCTGGGTTGGGAAAAACCAAGCTGCTCTTGAATCTAGAATGGCAAAAAATGCAGGGGAAACTGGCCTAGGTGCTGGGAGCTGTTGTTGATTGGCATCCGTccgtctcgggagacaatggaggagccctggtctagcaacatctggggggtccAAAGGTTCCCCCAGCCCTGAGCTAATGGCTGCAGCTCAAGCAGCAGGGTCAGTTAAAAGTGAGGCGgagaggtcagtgtggtgcaaaagCACCGGGAGAACCAGCCAATGGGCTCCACTTGTGCATTTGCAGCACATCAACTTTTTTGCTGCCTCCCTCCACCGTCTCCCAGTAAGTAGCAGCAACCCACCTTGCAGGGAAGCTGGTGTAAtggctccaccccacccagcgTGTCGCTTTTCACGATGACAAAAGTATTACAgcttggaacattttttttttacctaactACCGATGCTTAGCCTCAgttttccccatctgtaaaatgggtataATGCTGACTTCCCTCATTGGATAGCACCGATGACAAGCCCAAAAGAGATTGTACAATGTTCTTCTCTGCTGCACTGCtctctatttttaaaatcttttgttGGCTTCTGGTTTAAAATATTCTCTTTTTGATTTACGGGTACATCATTTCATAATAAATACTGTTGTAACTTTGTGGCTTGATTAGCCACCATGGACAGCTAGTATAGGggtattaaaaacattttataataaatatcatataataaataaaacgCTGTTAAGAAATTGCCGTATCGACTGGGCCACTTTGAAGGGTTTGGCACAAGACACTGCTTCACTGGAACAGCTCTTGCCCTTGGCCctcctttaaattattattttaatatttaatagcatttctccacctcttaatttttttaaaaaaaaatctctaatcAATAGAGATTGACTTGCTAAGTACAACCAAGTCAATGTTGCATGTGTTTATGGGGCTCTTGTATTTGCAAAGCACCCCTCCTCAACCACTTTTGCGAGGTAGGCTGGTTATTCTCATTTTACAGAAAGGCAGATGCGACTTGCCTCAATGGGTCCACTGGTCCGCTCGCCCAGGTCTCCTGGATCAAAGCTCACCTCTTTATCTGTTGGAACGGCACAGGCTCTGAACCCTACAGCTCTCACTGGCTACCAGTATGCAACCTGACCATGCAGCTTTTCgcttttttcttctttgcatAGATAGACGGGCTGTCCTGTTAAAACCAGGGTAAGTGGGAGGTGGATGGGAAAAGAGCAACAGGGTTCTGGCAGCCCTGCCCGTTGAGAAAATCCCATCAAAATCCAAATGAAAACTACAAAAGGGTGAATGGTGCCCCCTTGTCATTCCCACATCTTCCTTTTCGTCCCTCTGCTCGGCCGCGTGTCTAGCGTACGCGACGCGGTGTCAGAAGTTGATGGCGTGGGTGAGTCTGGAGCGGCATCCTCTCGGGGTCCATCCGTAGGAGGAGGTTCTGGGACGGGGTTGCAAATGCCGCCTGGGGTGGCCAGAGGAGGCACCGGGCACGGAATGGCTGGGCCTGCCGCGGGCTCTGAAGGCATGCCGGGCACGTGACCGGGCTGTAGGGGGGTCCCAGCCTCCGGTGGGCCCCAAGGTGGGTTGCTGTTCCCCTGGTACGAGCTGTagccatgggacgctccttgcggCGGAGACCTCTGGCCGGCGAACACTTCTGCGATGGCTGCCATGGTGGCTGTTTGCCTCCCCAGGAACTCGCCCAGGTCGCTGTGGGAGCGCTCAATGGCGTTGACCATCAGCTGGGCTGTGGCCCTGTCCTGGCGCCTCTCCTGCTTCCTGTGCTGCCTCTCCTCTTGCCTGGCCCTGTCAAAGGCCTTCAGGTCCTGGCGGTGCAAGCCGCGCATGGCGTCCAAAAGCATGGAAGGGGCCCTCGAAGCCGACTCCACCAGCTGCATGCTGGTCTCAAGGCGCTGCTTCCGGTTCCGCATGCGCCGGTTCCGCATCCGCTCCGCGTTCGTGAGGGGCCTCCGGAACTCTTGAATGGGGCCTGCATAGGTTGGGACACATGCACAAAAACACGAAGTAGATTCCCTGTTTGGGAcatgtgtataataataataataataataataataataataataataataatagaacattaaaaccacaataaaagatcaaacactaaaaacttccctaaacatggctgacttcaaatgtcttctaaaagtcagatagttgtttattttcttgacatctgatgggagggcgttccacagggcgggagccactactgagaaggcatgTCCAAAAACCGCTCTGGGGGCTTAATCCAGCTCACTGGGGGATTCAAGTACTTCATGTAGTACATAGTAAAACTAGGGAACTTGCTCCCTTAGGAGGCAGTGAAGGGCCCCAACTTAAAtgtctttaaaaaggtaaagggaccctcaaccattaggtccagtcacggacgattctGGAGTTGCAgccctcgctttactggccgagggaaccggcgtacagcttctgggtcatgtcaccagcatgacaaagccgcttctggcgaaccagagcagcgcacggaaacgccatttaccttccctccggagcggtacctatttatctacttgcactttgatgtgctttcgaactgctaggtgggcaggagctgggaccgagcaacaggagctcaccccgtcgcagggatttgaaccgccgaccttctgatcagcaagccctaggctctgtggtttaacccatagcgccacctgcgtccctttaaaTGTCTTTAAAGGAGGGTTATACCCAATCATGGAGGgcaagactatcaatggctgctagccatgatggctgtgctcttgcCTTCACAAACGgaagcagcatgcttctgaatgctggaaaccgcaggaagcaGAGAGTGTTGTAGTGTTCAGGTCCCACCGGgaaggtttcctgcaggcatctggttggccgctgtgagaacaggaggctggacttgatccagcagagatcttcTTATGCTCAAAACAGATCCAACCATCTGTAGAATCCCCCCTTCTCCAGAGACAGAGCTCCGATTCATGCCATAGACCTTGAAGGACCAGAGACACCTTAGACTGGGCTCCCACAAAGTGTTCAAAAGGAACTCCTTGGAGAATCCTTACCATACGGCCTGAGACACCTGCCTCCCTCAGGCACAGGTTCCCGGCAGATCAGCGTTCTCCCGGTATTGGGCGGTGCTCTCTCCGGCACAGCAGGATTCGGAGCCTGCGGTCCGATGGCAGGAAACGACAccggctgggccaggggcgggtACTGCATTGGCAGCGCCACTGTGGGGTAGTGTACCTGTTGTGCCACAGAGGGGTATTGCTGCGGCATGGGGGTGTTCACCACCACCTCATCAAACGTCCATAGAGCCTGGAAAGAGCAAAGAGGAAAGATCAGGCCAGGGAGGGACTGGCGATACTGCTTGGAAAAAACTCTGTGCCGCAAAACTACTCTCCATTCAGACCAGACCAGACCAACAGTTTTAATTCTACCAATGTCAAATTGTATTTTAGTggtggatttttctttttatatatatatatatacagtcgtaccttggttctcgaacttaccGGTAATCCAATCTGGGAGTCTGTatgactcctgaaactgttcgaaaaccaaggtgcggcttctgattggctgcaggagcttcctgcagttaAGTGGAAAccacgttggatgttcggcttcagaaaaatgttcgcaaaccggaacacttgcttccgggtttgcggcgtttgggagccaaaacgtacaagtaccaaggcgttcgagaaccaaggtacgactgtatataatttttattaaatatttctgttttacatggtagaatattcatttaaacaaccttaaaatatccatgacttcccttcttctctttgcatggttcatttttcatacggtaaatccctgcatattttacatgaactaaaccattcagtattccaatATCACATgcgtcaaaacttatttacactgttgaatttatcttaatgctgccaatgttttcaaatgtacacgATTTCTCCTTATATATTCAAGAAACAttttccaatcctctttaaacatatgttcttcttgttctcttattctatatgttaaatctgcaagctgcgcatattctatcactttaagttgccattcttctttagctgggatctcacctgttttccatttttgggctaacaaaacacgggccacaatagtggatggattttttaaaatgcttttagcagttcttgtttttatctgttagctgccttgaatccccttcaggggaaaaggcagggtacaaataaattaattaattgacAATAACTTTGATAAGACACATTCAGCCCCGTTGAATCGGACAAAAGGTCCGTCTAGTTTGGATTCCTGTTCCCCAAAGGGGCAAACAAACTTTTGGAAACCTCTGATGAAGCCTCTGATGCAAGAACCCACCACTGTGCTCCAtcccccggcaactggtattcaaaggcacacTTTGTCTGAGCATTGAGCCTCCACAGCTGTCATCagcagtatacacacacacacacacacttaatgcTTTTCCTAAATGCTTTCATTAAAGGTGGTCCTGTTTCTTACATTATTTCAAAACCGTACAAACACGCACAAAGTTTGCAGTTTGTTAGGGCTATTCACACATTATGTTCAGTGagtgtacaacctgtgtacagaCATTGCACATACACTATTCCTATGTAATCTTCAACGAGTGTACAGTCTGTGCATTCCTCCAGGATTTCCTTCTGGTCTAGCATTTCGTTTTCACAGGATGGGGTGTGGGAAATAAGTTGTCTCTTCTTTTCCCGCCCCCATTTTATTAGAgacacttaaaaatatatatataattacctGCTGTTCTTTTCTCTGGGCTTCTCGTTGCCTCATCAGGAAGTCTTCCGACAAGGCGACTGCTTGGGCGCAGGTTTCTGGGCTGTGCTCCCGGACCCAGTTCTGGATTTCCTGGGGCAGGACTGTCAGGAACTGCTCCACGACCACGGcctccaggatctgctccttgctGTGCCTCTCGGGCCTCAGCCACTGGTGGCAGAGCTCCTGCAGCTGCCGGCAGACTTCCCGGGGCCCCTCGGCCTCCTGGTAGCGGTGGCGCCGGAAACGCTGGCGCCGCATCTCCATGCTGACCGTGTCGTCACCAGGGGTCTCCTCCTTCACGCTCCCGTAGCCCCTCCGTTCTCGGTGCCCTGAGCCGCCATAGACTGGCTGGGCTTCCCGGCTGAGGCCCGAAAGGCTCTGGGCTACCCACCCTCCAGGGGGCCACTGGCTCGGGTTGGCAGCTGCCTCATAGGAGGTCTGGAATGAATTGGTGTCCCACTGCAAGGGCTTGTGCAATGGTGGGTTCCTCCACCCTGGCTGGGGATAGGGCACTGCCTTGGGGAACTCCTGCCTCTGGGCCTCCCAGTGTTGCTGCAGACCCTCGTCTGGCTCCTCCTTCACCTGCTGAGGAGCTTCCCCGGCCAAAAACTCCCGCATGGAGCCAACCGGAAGGAAGCGGGAAGCTGCGCCTCCCCCTAGTTCGTGACCAGATGGGTCTTGCGCCTCCATTTTCATCGCTGGCTGCATTCCTGGTTCTGGAGCACCCTGGAACTGCAGGTGGAGGGCAGCTGTTTCCCCTCTCCCCGTAGCCATATTGTGTCAACCCACGAGGGAAATTCCTGTCTCACGTCGGAGGTCGGCAAGGCGAGGCCGGTGGGCCAAATCTGGCCACCCAAGGGATACCCTTTTGCCTCTCCCCAAAGGCAAAAGCAGAGGTAAAGAAGGGGAGCAGACAGACTTCCAGGGAGAAGAAAGGGGCCTTGTCGGCAGGCTCTTGTTGGGGGTGGGTGGTTgtgcctgcccacccccaattccTCGGAGCAGGTTCTCTGGTAAAACTAGCCACCAAATGGAAGCTTAAGTCcgcagcagagatggggaaatcaTCTGGTAGGGCGATGATGTTGTTCTGTTGGTTTTGCAAGGCAAATGGCCCAATCCAAGCAGGGTCTTCAGGAGTTGGAAATGCCTTCTTGTGCCTGCACCTGTAGGAGGAAGGGGAATAAAGATTCTTTACTCTTACTGTAGGAACGCAGCTTTCTCCAGTATGAATCCTCACAGAAGGCCTGACTGCAAGCCCAGAGCAGTGACTCAACCAGAAATATGGCAGGCAGACTCACAGATGATGCCATTCTGCTATGTAGGGAGTAACTCAGTAACTCTGTAATTTGAAAGAGATGCTTGTTCCCGTGTTCTGTACAACATGCTGGGTAAACCTTCCCCCATTTGGGCTCAAGTTGATAGGCATggtcaggtggcaggatcccatCCTCCAGGAATCCTGGCCCTAAGCTGTTTAGGGCTCTAAGAAGTCGCACCCAACACTTGGATCAGGGATTAGAGACAGACCTGAAGGCCAGTCCAGCTACAATAGCAATAGAGTTATTTGCTCCAGAGTTCATGAGTGTTACACCAAGGGGGgaaatttaaggggggggggtagaccaGGCAGCATGGGCCCTGCAAACCACCCAAGGATTCCAATTGTCAGCGCTCAGCTCTGCCAAGTCCAGAGAAGTGTTCCATATTTTTAACTGAGGGCGGGTCGGGGGGGGAACTCTCTTCACCTGCACAGCCCATGAAACACACTTTCTGCACAGCTGGGAGTCATAAATCAAGACAGGCCATCCACAAGGAAGTGGAACGAGAGGTGACAGGAAAAAGGTGTGCTCAAAGATTGTGTGAATGAACACGAGGACACTGTCAGGAAGCATGTGGCATGCATGGAGGGCGAGGGCCAACACGCTGGATTATGCAGGAAcgcaggaagttgccttacacagTTATACcatgagtccatctagctcagcactggaagcaggtctccagggtttcaggcaggggtctctctccccccccccatggttttgCTCCACAGTCAGAGCCAATAGtgtatctgaataccagttgctggaaaccacaggaaggtgtgtgtgtgggaggggtgcTCCTGTGTTCAGGTCCTGATCAtcacaggtttccccacaggTATCTGGCCAGCCACGATGagactaggatgctggactagatgagccactggcctgatccagcagagctctccttatgCTTGTATATTCTTAGatcccagggactgaacctggagccttctggaggcagagcagatgtCCCACCACTCAGCTGTTCTCCTTGGATAACATATGGGGACTGAAGGAAGTGTCAAGGGGTGTGAGCGGAGAGACAGAAGTCTGAGGTGGGAGGGAGCAAAATCTGCAAACCAAGCCTAACAAAAAGCTGCTTATTCTCTGGCTGAGGGCCCCAACCGCCTTTCAATATTTTGATACTTGCACGCAGGGGTTGGGGTAGGGGGCTGCGGTGGTTTGACAGGTCTTTGGAGTGCTGGACAGCTCCCTTAGAGCCACACAAACCCTGCCTGCAACTGCCTCCATCCGCTGCACATAATCTCCTACGGTAGTTGTTTACGTGGCATCTCTAACGCTTTCTATGCGACTGACAGGCGatgcaaagaaaggaaagagggacgAGGAGGGCAAAGAAAACGCAAGCAAAAACCCAGTTTAAAAATTGGGCAGCGGTGGTGCCCTACCTTTGTTCCCAGGATTATGtcattctctctgtttctccccccccccctcccgtccTTGCAGAGTCTTCACTCCCCCCACATCCATCACCTCCCGGTTCTGCTCTTGAATTGCGTGCAAAGTAGCTGCCCGCCACCGACTGTTAAACAATAATAATCATGGATACGGATGGCTTTACtgctaaaaaatatataattaaaatccAGTCTGTCTTCGTTGTTAAGAAGACGAATGGATCTGCAGGGACACTGCCACCTGACCGCTGATATATGCTACAACAAACTTTATCCCCTCCTGCCCCACTTGATATGGatgaaaggggattttttttggggggggggggagctgggaccTGTCTCTTGGGGGGGGCTACATGCTTGCCCCATCCCCCTGTCTCCTCTCCCCCTGCTCAtctcctccctctttccaccCTCTCCCACCCCGCCCCGCAGATCATCTCGACCCACCTCTCGCCGGCTGCAGACTCCGGATCCCCCGCAGCCCCCCAGGCGCCCGAGTTTTAGATGCAGCCCgagaggatgctgctgctgctgctgctactgctgttgccTCTTCTTCCCACCCAAGCCAAGAGGAAAGGACAGGAAGAGGAAACTCGCCCGACctcacacttccgggtttgtctAGGCGCCGCGGCGCCGCTCGTTTTAACCCTTAGGAcgggaagagaaggaaagaaaaatagagGGAGCATCTTTCGCTGCGATCTGTGAGTGAGTGGATTTCTCAAGGGCCAAAGGCCTTGTTGTGCATAGTCAgggccttatttatttatataaataagcTTGTTTCCCTTCAAAGTTGGGACTTTATTgtcccaacaggcttttgggaactgactgttttttaaggaaagggctggtgctgtgatgttttAATGGTACTTACCTTTATGTTTTAACAGATCTTTTATttgcaatgtttaattgttttttaaggTTGTTTccccacacacacgcacacacatttttttagctgtttctgttttatctttGAGCCACCTTGAGTCTCATCAGGGAAAAAgtcagggaataataataatgatgatgataatgatatttAGAACCTACCCCACTCCTGTGGTTGTAATTCTCCCCCtgtccatttctgtttttgttttttttttaaagttgtgacctgccctgagaccttaaGGTGAAAAGTGtgcaataaaatgaataaatcaaaacaacaaggattgctttatttcattttcacatGGTGGAACCCTGAAATCGCATGAGATCCTCTTCTGCATGTCCACTGCAGTGCGCCTCTGTAAGAAATATTGCTCAGAGGCTTCGGAAACACTGTTGTCATGGATAGAAATCTAGTTATTGATTATAAAATGCAGATAAGGGCAGTGGATCTGCTGTTTGGGGTGCTTTCAATCAAGGAAACACATGTTGTGACAGAACACCCTGCATTGGTTAAATGCATAGAATCTCCTGCCTAGAAGATGAAGGGAGGAAGTAATTTTAGAATTTAAGACAGTAAGACCGCCTTTATTTCCTACCCACCCACACTTATTGGTGGGAAAGCCTGTCTATTGGATAAATGCACTTGGAGACTGCTGCAAAGTACTGTCTAAAAATTATGTTATTCATAACAGGACTCTAATGCCCACTTTCCATCTCAGGCAATTTGCCATTAATTCTTTTGTCATTTATTAGTtttatgtaaaaaacaaaacgtAACCATAGAgaaaacaataatttaataagAAAATAAGTTATAGTAAGAGTGGACCCATTTTAATGAACCTATTGATTTTAATATGTTTGCTCTTAGTAGGACAAACATTGGATAAAACTGTTCAGTTTACACACTGTATATCTGTCCCTGGTTCTTAAAAGTTTT is from Lacerta agilis isolate rLacAgi1 chromosome 2, rLacAgi1.pri, whole genome shotgun sequence and encodes:
- the LOC117042700 gene encoding uncharacterized protein LOC117042700 — translated: MATGRGETAALHLQFQGAPEPGMQPAMKMEAQDPSGHELGGGAASRFLPVGSMREFLAGEAPQQVKEEPDEGLQQHWEAQRQEFPKAVPYPQPGWRNPPLHKPLQWDTNSFQTSYEAAANPSQWPPGGWVAQSLSGLSREAQPVYGGSGHRERRGYGSVKEETPGDDTVSMEMRRQRFRRHRYQEAEGPREVCRQLQELCHQWLRPERHSKEQILEAVVVEQFLTVLPQEIQNWVREHSPETCAQAVALSEDFLMRQREAQRKEQQALWTFDEVVVNTPMPQQYPSVAQQVHYPTVALPMQYPPLAQPVSFPAIGPQAPNPAVPERAPPNTGRTLICREPVPEGGRCLRPYGPIQEFRRPLTNAERMRNRRMRNRKQRLETSMQLVESASRAPSMLLDAMRGLHRQDLKAFDRARQEERQHRKQERRQDRATAQLMVNAIERSHSDLGEFLGRQTATMAAIAEVFAGQRSPPQGASHGYSSYQGNSNPPWGPPEAGTPLQPGHVPGMPSEPAAGPAIPCPVPPLATPGGICNPVPEPPPTDGPREDAAPDSPTPSTSDTASRTLDTRPSRGTKRKMWE